In Hyphomicrobiaceae bacterium, the following are encoded in one genomic region:
- a CDS encoding polysaccharide biosynthesis/export family protein: MLAGCAGVPGGNLFSEPLLVSNPLPADDYGAPPPPVVVEEAHQVAWGEPTHLPVELAGPHAVADTDGPYLLDTGDRLRIFVYGQPNLSRLYIVDHEGKIAVPLIGNVSARGKTTSQLQSTIRARLGSEFVKDPHVTVDIQQNRPFFILGEVRNAGQYPYVSGMTVETAVAIAGGYTERASQRTFRITRRINGLVEQIEAPGDYVVKAGDTVYVFERFL, from the coding sequence ATGCTTGCTGGCTGTGCTGGCGTACCGGGCGGCAACCTCTTCTCCGAGCCCCTGCTGGTGTCGAATCCGCTTCCTGCCGACGACTACGGCGCACCGCCCCCACCCGTCGTTGTGGAAGAAGCACACCAAGTCGCCTGGGGTGAGCCTACCCATTTGCCCGTCGAACTGGCCGGTCCGCACGCGGTCGCCGACACAGATGGCCCTTACCTGCTCGACACCGGCGACAGGCTGCGCATTTTTGTCTACGGCCAACCCAATCTGTCGCGGCTTTATATCGTCGACCACGAGGGCAAGATCGCCGTTCCCCTCATCGGCAATGTCAGCGCACGCGGCAAGACCACTTCACAGCTTCAGTCGACCATCCGCGCGCGACTGGGCTCTGAGTTCGTCAAGGATCCCCACGTCACCGTCGATATCCAGCAGAACCGCCCGTTCTTCATTCTGGGAGAAGTTCGCAACGCGGGCCAATACCCCTACGTCTCCGGCATGACCGTCGAGACGGCGGTAGCCATTGCTGGCGGCTACACTGAACGCGCAAGCCAACGGACGTTTCGTATTACGCGCCGCATTAACGGTCTGGTTGAACAGATCGAAGCACCCGGCGATTACGTCGTGAAGGCTGGCGACACGGTTTACGTGTTTGAAAGGTTCCTCTGA
- a CDS encoding glycosyltransferase family 4 protein, giving the protein MRILHCLRAPIGGLFRHVLDLAGEQARRGHDVGLLTDSTVQNALTSVQFAEIAPLLTLGVARIPISRQPGLGDYKAARATLDHARPLNLDVLHGHGAKGGAYARLARRALRAQGQPVQAFYTPHGGTLNYRPGTAQSTVLLSLERVLERFTDGLIFESAYAARVYCDRVGNGPAPQRVIHNGLRPGDFMAHTPEPDATDFLFIGELRPIKGMDHMLDALAQLNERSPVTATIVGSGPEEAKLKAKTAELGLQDRLRFTGALPARTALSLGRTMVVPSLAESFPYVVLEAAAAGVPLISTDVGGIPEITTGTDSELIPPASVPALVKAMRECLDHPEAAAQRAQRLKDNVASKFTVSAMADAVLAFYALRDA; this is encoded by the coding sequence ATGCGTATTCTCCACTGCCTCAGGGCACCCATCGGCGGATTGTTCCGCCATGTTCTTGATCTCGCTGGCGAGCAGGCCCGCCGCGGTCATGACGTGGGTTTGCTGACGGACAGTACGGTTCAGAATGCTCTGACCAGCGTCCAGTTCGCTGAGATCGCGCCCTTGTTGACGCTCGGCGTCGCGCGCATTCCGATCAGCCGGCAGCCGGGTTTAGGCGACTATAAAGCCGCGCGCGCAACCCTCGATCACGCCAGACCGCTGAACCTCGACGTGTTGCATGGCCACGGAGCAAAGGGCGGCGCCTATGCACGTCTCGCGCGTCGGGCGTTACGAGCACAAGGCCAACCCGTGCAGGCGTTCTATACGCCGCATGGCGGCACATTGAACTATCGGCCCGGTACTGCCCAGTCGACAGTCCTGCTGAGTTTAGAACGCGTTTTGGAGCGTTTCACAGACGGACTGATCTTTGAAAGCGCCTATGCGGCCCGCGTCTATTGTGATCGCGTCGGCAATGGACCGGCACCACAGCGCGTCATTCATAACGGCCTGCGCCCTGGCGACTTCATGGCTCACACGCCTGAGCCGGACGCCACGGACTTCCTCTTCATCGGTGAGCTGCGCCCCATCAAAGGCATGGACCACATGCTCGATGCGCTGGCGCAGCTCAACGAGCGTTCGCCAGTGACCGCGACAATCGTGGGATCGGGGCCGGAGGAGGCCAAACTCAAAGCAAAGACGGCGGAACTCGGTCTTCAAGACCGTTTGCGATTCACCGGAGCCTTACCTGCCCGCACCGCGTTGTCCCTGGGTAGGACAATGGTTGTTCCATCCTTGGCCGAAAGCTTCCCCTACGTTGTGCTGGAAGCCGCGGCTGCAGGGGTGCCGCTCATTTCGACCGACGTCGGCGGAATTCCTGAAATCACCACAGGAACCGACAGCGAGCTCATTCCTCCAGCCAGCGTTCCAGCATTGGTGAAGGCCATGCGCGAATGCCTTGATCATCCAGAAGCCGCAGCACAACGCGCCCAGCGGCTGAAAGACAACGTCGCGAGTAAATTCACGGTCTCGGCCATGGCCGATGCCGTGCTGGCGTTCTACGCATTAAGAGATGCTTAA
- a CDS encoding undecaprenyl-phosphate glucose phosphotransferase: protein MPATLQTLPANHSNTYRPRLALATARLCDASANPKSSISPVVVCGSVRAMDFVLITLAGLFIAIAYVNEPGIVGSARYMTAIVATGAITTITFQLLGLYNLRTFSSVMRNVPRIMLGWSATFAALIVALFLLKIGAHVSRVWLATWYVAGATTLIADRAILAWIMRSLAANGRLYQRAVIYGAGPVSEELIAELEADTDQIVRIAGIFDERDDKRGPRLVGGYPRLGSVNDLLAFSRTTRLDLVIVALPLTAENRLLQLSKVLSVLPADIKMPARATGLRFAPRTYSHVGSVAMIDLYDKPIADWGTISKWLFDKIVGATALTLLAPVMALVALAVKLDSRGPVLFRQKRYGFNNELIEVFKFRSMYTDRCDAAAAKLVTKDDPRVTRVGRIIRKTSLDELPQLFNVLLGDLSLVGPRPHAVQAKAGTELYDEVVDGYFARHKVKPGITGWAQINGWRGETDTREKIEKRVEHDLYYIENWSVFFDLYILLKTPMSLLSTQNAY, encoded by the coding sequence ATGCCTGCCACTCTTCAAACTCTCCCGGCAAACCACTCCAACACTTATCGTCCGCGCTTGGCGCTTGCCACCGCTCGCCTCTGCGACGCTAGCGCAAACCCGAAGTCAAGCATTTCGCCGGTGGTCGTCTGTGGCAGCGTGCGCGCGATGGATTTTGTCCTCATCACCCTGGCTGGTCTGTTCATCGCTATCGCCTACGTGAACGAACCTGGGATCGTCGGCAGCGCGCGCTACATGACGGCGATCGTCGCAACCGGTGCTATCACGACAATCACTTTCCAGCTCTTAGGTCTTTATAACCTGCGCACCTTCTCCTCGGTTATGCGCAACGTTCCGCGCATTATGCTGGGTTGGAGCGCCACCTTCGCGGCCCTGATCGTCGCGCTGTTCCTGCTGAAGATCGGTGCACACGTCTCGCGCGTCTGGCTGGCAACCTGGTACGTTGCGGGCGCAACCACATTGATCGCCGACCGCGCGATCCTCGCTTGGATTATGCGTTCCTTGGCCGCAAACGGCCGCCTCTACCAACGCGCCGTGATCTACGGAGCGGGCCCCGTCAGCGAAGAGCTGATTGCCGAGCTTGAGGCCGATACCGATCAGATCGTGCGCATTGCCGGCATCTTCGACGAACGTGACGACAAGCGCGGACCGCGCCTGGTTGGCGGCTATCCGCGACTTGGCAGCGTCAATGATCTGCTTGCTTTCAGCCGCACCACGCGCCTCGACCTGGTTATCGTCGCGCTCCCGCTTACGGCCGAAAATAGGCTTTTGCAGCTGTCGAAGGTGCTTTCGGTGCTGCCCGCCGACATCAAAATGCCTGCTCGCGCCACAGGCCTGCGCTTTGCCCCGCGCACCTACTCGCACGTCGGCTCAGTGGCCATGATCGATCTCTACGACAAGCCCATCGCGGATTGGGGAACGATCTCGAAGTGGCTTTTTGACAAGATCGTCGGTGCAACCGCATTGACGCTCCTGGCGCCCGTCATGGCACTCGTCGCGCTGGCGGTAAAGCTCGACAGCCGTGGTCCCGTTCTCTTCCGCCAGAAGCGTTACGGCTTCAACAATGAGCTCATCGAAGTCTTCAAGTTCCGCTCGATGTACACCGACCGCTGCGACGCCGCGGCTGCCAAGCTCGTAACCAAGGACGATCCGCGCGTGACCCGTGTCGGCCGCATCATCCGCAAGACCAGCCTCGATGAGTTGCCGCAGCTCTTTAACGTGCTGCTGGGCGACCTGTCGCTTGTTGGTCCGCGCCCGCACGCTGTACAGGCCAAGGCGGGCACAGAACTCTATGACGAAGTCGTGGACGGCTACTTCGCCCGCCACAAAGTGAAACCAGGCATTACCGGCTGGGCGCAGATCAACGGCTGGCGCGGCGAGACCGATACGCGAGAGAAGATCGAAAAGCGCGTCGAGCACGATTTGTATTATATCGAGAACTGGAGCGTGTTCTTTGATCTCTACATTCTGCTGAAGACGCCCATGTCGTTGTTGTCGACGCAGAACGCCTACTGA
- a CDS encoding O-antigen ligase family protein translates to MLERSLSVLRIDEATERPRSFVHTAALALVWLTFASSGVVFSEPCPTDGMALGLMVLLPVIGLVRVPKLLALFLLVSAVIAATGLVSATFAEDTSKAVTHTLVSLFLGGFTFTIAGFIAVRPVENIKLIFSAITVAAVIAALAGIAGYFSLVPNAEIFTKFGRASGTFKDPNVFGPFLVPPILYAVHIALQGSLRRALPPLMLAGLLALAVFLSFSRGAWINLVVSAGIYLGLSFLTAPTNGRRQKIALLAILCAAALGGVVAGALQNDSVASLVKERASVTQSYDVGPEGRFGGQQKARALILDNPLGIGAAQFSPFYHHEEAHNVYLTVTLATGWLGSGLYLIMVLSTLALGLRQCFKRTPWQPFVLIAFATFAANAAEGIIIDTDHWRHFYVLMALIWGATSASAVRASAGESQRIRMPRIATPSRAGTRIGRLQTHGYIAG, encoded by the coding sequence ATGTTGGAACGATCACTTAGCGTGCTGCGCATTGATGAGGCCACCGAAAGGCCGCGCAGCTTCGTTCACACGGCTGCCCTTGCCCTTGTTTGGCTGACCTTCGCCTCGAGTGGCGTGGTGTTTTCCGAGCCTTGCCCCACAGATGGTATGGCACTCGGCCTCATGGTCCTTCTGCCTGTCATCGGCCTGGTGCGCGTACCAAAGTTGCTTGCTCTGTTTCTCCTCGTTTCAGCGGTAATAGCGGCAACCGGTTTGGTCTCTGCCACTTTCGCTGAAGACACGTCCAAGGCGGTGACCCACACTCTCGTCTCCTTGTTCCTGGGCGGTTTCACTTTCACAATCGCCGGATTTATCGCCGTTCGCCCGGTCGAGAATATCAAGCTCATTTTCAGCGCCATCACCGTTGCCGCCGTGATCGCGGCTCTGGCAGGCATCGCCGGCTACTTCTCACTCGTTCCCAACGCTGAAATATTCACAAAATTCGGACGTGCGTCTGGCACGTTCAAGGACCCCAATGTGTTCGGCCCGTTCCTAGTACCTCCGATCTTGTATGCCGTTCACATCGCACTTCAAGGTTCCCTGCGGCGCGCCTTGCCGCCGTTGATGCTGGCAGGACTCCTGGCGCTAGCCGTCTTCTTGAGTTTCTCGCGCGGTGCCTGGATAAACCTCGTCGTTTCAGCGGGTATTTATTTGGGACTGTCTTTCCTCACTGCGCCAACCAACGGCAGGCGGCAGAAGATTGCGCTTCTGGCGATTTTGTGTGCCGCCGCGCTCGGAGGCGTCGTTGCAGGCGCGCTGCAAAACGACAGTGTCGCCAGTCTGGTCAAAGAACGCGCCAGCGTAACGCAGAGCTACGACGTGGGCCCTGAAGGTCGCTTCGGTGGACAGCAGAAGGCGCGCGCCCTCATACTTGATAATCCGCTTGGCATCGGTGCCGCGCAGTTTTCGCCGTTCTACCATCACGAGGAAGCGCACAACGTCTACCTCACCGTTACACTGGCAACGGGCTGGCTCGGATCGGGGCTGTATCTCATCATGGTGTTGTCGACCCTGGCTCTGGGTCTGCGCCAGTGCTTCAAGCGTACACCCTGGCAGCCATTCGTCCTGATTGCATTTGCGACCTTCGCGGCCAACGCAGCCGAGGGAATCATCATCGATACCGACCATTGGCGCCACTTCTATGTGCTGATGGCTTTGATCTGGGGAGCGACAAGCGCCTCTGCGGTCCGCGCGAGCGCAGGCGAAAGCCAGCGCATACGCATGCCGCGCATAGCAACTCCCTCTCGGGCCGGCACGCGAATTGGACGTCTTCAAACGCACGGATACATCGCCGGATGA
- a CDS encoding DUF2160 domain-containing protein: MEGTTFLSWMAWTVPTALFFLFIACCLIAMTVWEILVPGGDPRHGVLGLDTTRGDRLFISLLGSAFICLAWLGMFGGNLWPAVAVCVLYALAVFRWV, from the coding sequence ATGGAAGGCACGACATTCTTGTCCTGGATGGCCTGGACCGTACCAACTGCGCTCTTCTTCTTGTTCATCGCGTGCTGTCTGATCGCGATGACAGTTTGGGAGATCCTGGTGCCAGGCGGCGATCCACGTCACGGCGTTCTTGGACTTGATACAACCCGGGGAGATCGGCTTTTCATTTCGCTACTGGGGAGCGCGTTCATTTGCCTGGCGTGGCTCGGCATGTTCGGTGGCAATCTGTGGCCGGCGGTGGCGGTTTGCGTGCTCTACGCGCTTGCAGTTTTTCGCTGGGTTTAG
- a CDS encoding carbohydrate ABC transporter permease translates to MRWRYFILFVYILFLMLPIYWLLNMSFKTTNEILGGFSAFPREFTFASYKTIFTDPSWYNAYINSITYVLINTVISVMVALPAAYAFSRYNFIGDKHLFFWLLSNRMAPAAVFVLPFVNLYSAVGLFDTPWAVALAHTLFNVPLAVWILEGFMSGVPKELDETAYVDGYSFPSFFVKIFIPTIAAGIGVAAFFCFMFSWVEMLLAKNLTSVAAKPIVAAMTKTASTSGYELGLLAAAGVLTLIPGAIVIYFVRNYIAKGFALGRV, encoded by the coding sequence ATGCGCTGGCGCTATTTCATTCTATTCGTCTACATTCTGTTCTTGATGCTGCCGATCTATTGGCTGCTCAATATGTCGTTCAAAACCACGAACGAAATTCTGGGAGGGTTTAGTGCCTTCCCGCGCGAGTTCACGTTTGCGAGCTACAAGACAATTTTCACAGATCCGAGCTGGTATAACGCCTACATAAATTCCATCACGTACGTTCTGATAAATACCGTGATTTCTGTAATGGTGGCGCTGCCCGCCGCATATGCCTTCTCGCGATACAATTTTATCGGCGATAAGCATCTTTTCTTCTGGTTGCTGTCCAATCGTATGGCGCCTGCTGCCGTGTTTGTGTTGCCATTCGTCAATCTGTATTCCGCGGTGGGGCTGTTTGATACGCCTTGGGCGGTCGCCTTGGCACACACGCTCTTCAACGTGCCGTTAGCGGTGTGGATCCTGGAAGGATTCATGTCCGGTGTGCCCAAAGAATTGGACGAGACCGCTTACGTCGACGGCTATTCGTTTCCAAGCTTCTTTGTCAAAATCTTTATTCCAACAATCGCTGCAGGCATCGGCGTGGCGGCATTCTTCTGTTTCATGTTCTCGTGGGTCGAGATGCTTCTAGCCAAGAACCTCACGTCGGTAGCTGCAAAGCCAATCGTTGCGGCCATGACGAAGACGGCGAGCACATCCGGCTATGAACTTGGTCTGCTTGCTGCCGCTGGCGTTTTGACACTTATCCCGGGTGCGATCGTCATCTACTTCGTGCGCAACTACATCGCCAAGGGCTTCGCGCTGGGTCGCGTCTAG
- a CDS encoding sugar ABC transporter permease, translating into MKKTFDNKAWFLVLPVFLMVLFNSLIPLMTVVNYSVQETFGNNEFFWSGTRWFEQVLHDRQFHESLQRQLIFTGLVLAIEIPLGLAIALCMPRKGPWVSVCLVLIALPLLVPWNVVGSMWNIMALPDIGLLGKAINGLGIPYNYTRQPFAAWFTTVLMDVWHWTSLVVLLCYAGLVSIPDAYYQAAQVDGASRWSVFRYIQLPKLKHVLTIAILLRFMDSFMIYTEVIVLTGGGPGSTTKFLSIDLVQKALGGFDLGPAAAFSIVYFLIILFLSWLFYTLMMRGEAK; encoded by the coding sequence ATGAAAAAGACGTTCGACAACAAGGCGTGGTTTCTCGTTCTGCCCGTCTTCCTGATGGTGCTTTTCAACTCGCTGATCCCTCTGATGACCGTAGTCAACTATTCGGTGCAGGAGACGTTCGGGAATAACGAATTCTTTTGGTCGGGCACGCGCTGGTTCGAACAGGTGCTGCACGATAGGCAATTCCACGAGTCGCTTCAACGTCAGTTGATTTTTACCGGCTTGGTCTTGGCCATCGAGATACCGCTTGGGCTTGCCATCGCGCTGTGCATGCCGCGCAAAGGGCCGTGGGTATCGGTTTGTCTTGTGCTTATCGCGCTACCGCTGCTGGTGCCGTGGAATGTCGTTGGCTCGATGTGGAACATCATGGCGCTGCCAGATATCGGGCTACTAGGAAAGGCCATCAACGGTTTGGGCATTCCCTATAACTATACGCGCCAACCGTTTGCGGCCTGGTTCACGACGGTGCTCATGGACGTGTGGCATTGGACATCCCTCGTCGTTCTGTTGTGCTATGCAGGCCTCGTTTCGATTCCCGACGCCTACTATCAGGCGGCTCAGGTGGACGGCGCCTCGCGCTGGTCGGTGTTCCGCTATATCCAGCTTCCGAAGCTCAAGCACGTGCTGACGATCGCGATCCTGCTCCGCTTCATGGATAGTTTCATGATCTATACTGAAGTCATCGTTCTCACCGGGGGCGGTCCAGGCAGCACGACGAAGTTTCTGTCGATCGATTTGGTTCAGAAGGCGCTTGGGGGATTTGACTTGGGCCCGGCCGCAGCGTTCTCGATCGTCTATTTCCTTATTATCCTGTTCCTGAGCTGGCTGTTCTACACGCTGATGATGCGTGGGGAGGCGAAGTGA
- a CDS encoding ABC transporter ATP-binding protein has product MAKISFHELAHAYVPEPSAPEHWALKPMTLTLDDGGAYALLGPSGCGKTTLLNLISGLLIPTKGRIEFDDVDVTHKTPEERNIAQVFQFPVIYDTMTVFDNLAFPLRNRGVDETTVAKRVDEIAGMLDLSGTLRNRASGLTADGKQKISLGRGLVRSDVNVIMFDEPLTVIDPHLKWELRSKLKELHLRIRRTMIYVTHDQTEALTFADKVVVMNDGEVVQIGTPVELFERPHHTFVGHFIGSPGMNLIACEVCDGQALVNGTEIATENANKYRGGAQTLQVGIRPEFVKFSTDGLPVQVTKVADAGRFNIVSAQAGDQPLKILVRQGAAIPSDNAKVTFDASRARIYADGWLVGDAARGAAR; this is encoded by the coding sequence ATGGCAAAAATTTCGTTTCACGAGTTGGCGCACGCTTATGTTCCCGAACCGTCTGCACCGGAGCACTGGGCGCTGAAGCCTATGACGCTAACGTTGGACGATGGCGGCGCGTATGCTCTGCTGGGACCATCGGGCTGCGGTAAGACGACGTTGCTCAATTTGATTTCGGGGTTGCTCATTCCAACCAAAGGCCGCATCGAATTCGACGACGTCGACGTCACGCACAAGACGCCGGAAGAGCGCAACATCGCGCAGGTGTTCCAGTTTCCTGTCATATACGACACCATGACGGTGTTTGACAATTTGGCATTCCCTCTCCGCAATCGCGGCGTCGATGAAACAACCGTCGCCAAGCGGGTGGATGAAATCGCCGGGATGCTCGACCTGTCCGGCACGCTGCGGAACCGGGCTTCTGGTTTGACGGCGGATGGAAAGCAGAAGATATCGCTCGGGCGCGGTCTGGTGCGTTCGGACGTCAACGTAATCATGTTCGATGAGCCGCTTACGGTGATCGACCCGCATTTGAAGTGGGAGTTGCGATCCAAGCTCAAGGAATTGCATCTGCGTATCCGACGCACCATGATTTATGTCACGCATGATCAGACCGAGGCGTTGACCTTCGCGGATAAAGTGGTCGTGATGAACGATGGCGAGGTAGTGCAGATCGGAACACCGGTTGAGCTGTTCGAGCGGCCGCACCACACTTTTGTTGGCCACTTCATCGGATCTCCTGGCATGAACCTCATCGCGTGCGAGGTGTGCGATGGTCAGGCATTGGTCAACGGCACAGAGATCGCGACGGAAAATGCCAACAAGTACCGAGGAGGCGCTCAAACGCTTCAAGTCGGCATCCGCCCGGAATTTGTGAAATTTTCTACCGATGGCCTACCGGTGCAGGTGACCAAAGTCGCGGATGCCGGTCGCTTCAATATCGTATCGGCCCAGGCTGGAGATCAGCCGCTGAAAATTCTCGTGCGCCAAGGAGCGGCCATTCCGTCCGACAATGCAAAAGTTACCTTTGATGCATCACGCGCACGGATCTATGCCGATGGTTGGCTCGTCGGCGATGCAGCGCGAGGAGCTGCCCGATGA